The following are from one region of the Jatrophihabitans telluris genome:
- a CDS encoding WhiB family transcriptional regulator — MPAHLAEADLPSIFGLPEEQSWQERALCAQTDPEAFFPEKGGSTREAKKICVGCEVRGECLEYALSNDERFGIWGGLSERERRRVKRRAV; from the coding sequence ATGCCGGCTCACCTGGCCGAAGCGGACCTGCCTTCGATCTTCGGGCTTCCCGAAGAGCAGAGTTGGCAAGAACGCGCCCTGTGCGCTCAGACGGACCCGGAGGCGTTCTTCCCCGAGAAGGGCGGCTCCACCCGCGAGGCGAAGAAAATCTGCGTCGGCTGCGAGGTTCGGGGCGAGTGCCTGGAATATGCGCTGTCCAATGACGAACGCTTCGGGATCTGGGGCGGTCTGAGTGAGCGGGAGCGCCGTCGGGTGAAGCGGCGCGCCGTCTGA
- a CDS encoding bifunctional FO biosynthesis protein CofGH, with amino-acid sequence MSVEQPSESALRRALRRARDGAALDTGEAAVLMAARGEQLTELMGLAVGVRDAGLVQAGRPGVITYSRKVFIPLTRLCRDRCHYCTFATVPHRVASAYLEIDEVVAIAEQGAALGCKEALFTLGDRPEERWTAARDWLDERGYDSTLDYVRAAAIAVLERTGLLPHLNPGVMSWTELQRLKPVAPSMGMMLETTARRLFTEPGGPHYGSPDKDPEVRLRVLTDAGRLNIPFTTGILVGIGENRLERAESLFAIRGSARQFGAIQEVIVQNFRAKDDTAMRNDPDLDLEEYLATLAVSRLVLGPKLRLQAPPNLVDITECLLLLDAGVDDFGGISPLTPDHVNPERPWPELDKLSRLLADRGLSLTERLTVHPSYVRAETPWLDPRVLPHVRALADRTSGLAALGDRGTPLRPSGLAWQEPDSEWVSSGRIDLNTAVDTEGRSADRRSDFDEVYGDWDALRDKVFTPGASALASEVSAALRAAERDPAGLSDEQALTLMMADGDGLRALAALADELRRDAVGDDVTYIVNRNINFTNICYTGCRFCAFAQRATDADAFTLSTDEIAHRVIEAAADGATEICMQGGIDPKLPASAYFDLARAVKAAVPGMHLHAFSPMEVVNGASRANLSIEEFLIGLKEAGVGSLPGTAAEILDDEVRWVLTKGKLPTSAWIEVVTTAHRIGLPTTSTMMYGHVDHPRHWVAHLKLLARLQSESGGFSEFVLLPFVHQQAPIYLAGLARAGASQRETKAVHAMARILLHGRIRNIQTSWVKLGDEGVVDMLGSGVNDLGGTLMEETISRMAGSENGSRKSVEDLHALAARAGRPARQRTTLYDLV; translated from the coding sequence GTGAGCGTCGAACAGCCGTCCGAGTCCGCCCTGCGCCGCGCCCTGCGCCGCGCCCGAGACGGCGCCGCCCTGGACACCGGGGAGGCCGCGGTGCTGATGGCCGCCCGCGGCGAGCAGTTGACCGAGCTGATGGGGCTGGCCGTCGGGGTCCGGGACGCCGGCCTGGTGCAGGCCGGTCGCCCCGGCGTCATCACCTACTCCCGCAAGGTTTTCATCCCGCTGACCCGGTTGTGCCGGGATCGCTGCCACTACTGCACGTTCGCCACCGTTCCGCACCGGGTCGCGTCGGCCTACCTGGAGATCGACGAGGTGGTCGCCATCGCCGAGCAGGGTGCGGCGCTGGGCTGCAAGGAGGCGTTGTTCACCTTGGGCGATCGACCCGAGGAACGCTGGACGGCCGCCCGTGACTGGCTCGACGAACGGGGCTACGACTCGACTCTGGACTACGTCCGGGCCGCCGCGATCGCCGTCCTGGAACGCACCGGACTGCTTCCTCACCTCAACCCGGGCGTCATGAGCTGGACCGAGCTGCAGCGGCTCAAGCCCGTGGCCCCGAGCATGGGCATGATGCTGGAGACGACGGCTCGGCGCCTGTTCACCGAGCCGGGCGGCCCGCACTACGGCAGCCCGGACAAGGATCCTGAGGTCCGGCTGCGGGTGTTGACCGACGCGGGCCGGCTCAACATCCCGTTCACGACCGGCATCCTCGTCGGAATCGGGGAGAACCGGCTCGAGCGGGCCGAGTCGCTGTTCGCCATTCGGGGCAGCGCGCGCCAGTTCGGGGCCATCCAGGAAGTGATCGTGCAGAACTTCCGGGCCAAGGACGACACGGCGATGCGCAACGACCCCGACCTGGACCTGGAGGAGTACCTGGCCACGCTGGCGGTCTCCCGCCTCGTCCTCGGACCCAAGCTGCGCCTGCAGGCCCCACCCAATCTCGTGGACATCACCGAATGCCTGCTGCTGCTCGACGCCGGGGTCGACGATTTCGGCGGAATCTCGCCCCTGACTCCGGACCACGTCAACCCCGAACGTCCCTGGCCGGAGCTCGACAAGCTCAGCCGGCTGCTGGCCGATCGCGGGCTGAGCCTGACCGAGCGCCTCACCGTGCACCCGAGCTATGTGCGGGCCGAGACGCCCTGGCTGGACCCCCGGGTGCTGCCACACGTGCGCGCGCTGGCCGACCGGACGAGCGGTCTGGCCGCTCTCGGTGACCGCGGTACGCCGCTACGACCGAGCGGGTTGGCGTGGCAGGAGCCGGATTCGGAATGGGTGTCCTCCGGGCGCATCGACCTGAACACCGCGGTGGACACCGAGGGTCGCAGCGCGGATCGCCGCAGCGATTTCGACGAGGTCTACGGCGACTGGGATGCCCTGCGGGACAAGGTCTTCACCCCCGGGGCCAGCGCCCTTGCATCCGAGGTCTCGGCGGCCCTGCGCGCGGCCGAGCGAGACCCCGCGGGCCTCAGCGACGAGCAGGCGCTGACGCTGATGATGGCCGACGGCGACGGTCTGAGGGCGCTGGCGGCGCTGGCCGACGAGTTGCGCCGCGACGCCGTCGGCGACGACGTCACCTACATCGTGAACCGGAACATCAACTTCACCAATATCTGCTACACCGGTTGCCGATTCTGCGCTTTCGCCCAGCGGGCCACCGACGCCGACGCCTTCACCCTGTCCACGGACGAGATCGCGCACCGGGTCATCGAGGCGGCCGCGGACGGCGCGACGGAGATCTGCATGCAGGGTGGCATCGACCCAAAACTGCCCGCGAGCGCGTACTTCGACCTGGCCCGTGCGGTCAAGGCGGCGGTACCGGGGATGCACCTGCACGCGTTCAGTCCGATGGAGGTCGTCAACGGCGCCAGCCGGGCGAACCTGTCGATCGAGGAATTCCTGATCGGGCTCAAGGAGGCCGGCGTGGGATCCCTGCCCGGTACCGCGGCCGAGATCCTCGACGACGAGGTGCGGTGGGTGCTCACCAAGGGCAAGCTGCCGACCTCGGCCTGGATCGAGGTCGTGACGACGGCTCACCGGATCGGCCTGCCGACCACCAGCACGATGATGTACGGCCACGTCGACCATCCGCGGCACTGGGTCGCCCATCTGAAACTGCTGGCGCGGCTGCAGAGCGAGAGCGGCGGGTTCTCCGAGTTCGTCCTGCTGCCCTTCGTGCACCAGCAGGCCCCGATCTACCTGGCCGGCCTCGCCCGGGCCGGCGCCAGTCAGCGCGAGACGAAGGCAGTGCACGCCATGGCCCGGATCCTGCTGCACGGGCGGATCCGCAACATCCAGACGAGCTGGGTGAAACTCGGCGACGAAGGGGTCGTCGACATGCTCGGCAGCGGCGTCAACGATCTGGGCGGGACCCTGATGGAGGAGACCATTTCCCGGATGGCGGGCTCGGAGAACGGCTCTCGGAAGTCGGTCGAGGACCTGCACGCACTGGCCGCCCGGGCCGGCCGCCCCGCCCGCCAGCGCACCACGCTGTATGACCTGGTCTGA
- a CDS encoding pyridoxamine 5'-phosphate oxidase family protein, translated as MAAVPPEQPAPSAPSEPTVEIHSEAELTEILGIALPAAANKVRPALHDLDRQWLAASPFCLVATSDAHGHCDVSPKGDPAGFALVLDETTLAIAERPGNRRADGFRNVLANPHVGLIFLVPGRTDTLRVNGRARLVRQAPFFDRMTVRGHRPALALVVDVEEVFYHCSKAFLRSKLWDPQAWHPEQVPDRADIVHTVERPHEDLAAIREHYGPSYAENLY; from the coding sequence ATGGCCGCCGTCCCGCCCGAACAGCCCGCCCCCTCGGCACCGTCCGAGCCGACCGTCGAGATCCACAGCGAGGCCGAACTCACCGAAATACTCGGCATCGCACTGCCCGCCGCGGCGAACAAGGTTCGCCCGGCCCTGCACGATCTCGATCGACAGTGGCTGGCCGCCTCACCGTTCTGCCTGGTCGCCACCTCTGACGCGCACGGACACTGCGACGTCTCCCCCAAAGGCGACCCCGCCGGTTTCGCGCTCGTGCTGGACGAGACCACGCTGGCCATCGCCGAACGCCCGGGCAACCGGCGCGCGGACGGCTTCCGCAACGTCCTCGCCAACCCGCACGTCGGGCTGATCTTCCTGGTACCGGGCCGCACCGACACCCTGCGCGTCAACGGCCGCGCCCGGCTGGTGCGCCAGGCGCCGTTCTTCGACCGGATGACGGTGCGAGGGCACCGTCCAGCGCTGGCTCTCGTGGTCGACGTGGAGGAGGTCTTCTACCACTGCTCCAAGGCTTTTCTGCGGTCGAAGCTGTGGGATCCGCAGGCGTGGCACCCCGAACAGGTGCCGGACCGAGCCGACATCGTGCACACCGTCGAACGCCCACACGAGGACCTGGCCGCCATCCGCGAGCACTACGGCCCGTCCTACGCCGAGAACCTCTACTGA
- a CDS encoding DUF4031 domain-containing protein, which yields MPTYVDTVRDYPDAGLRYTRFCHLLADERDELHALAAHLGMPRRFFQDHPWRWHYDLPEHLRAKAISLGAAEVEMHFVGRLLRNRRETALRIPAQRSPRLATSQPEHAALDGEHLPLALRVARLCLDPASGSITHRQHVGMAIRGALLVELAEAGLLVGPRVAHAQPGTPPHPMLASVHRAVGGRPGLPFGRWFSHVDADLRAAETALLDNGIWVCGPDGRLTDGSAGAVLVRAQEIEGLLAPASPASPGSPASPGSPTSPGSPGSARIEGLLALGGGLSGGRPRPRLALDWGKTAGFEGNPTVAAIVEQTLRKQRGLALFRVLSG from the coding sequence ATGCCGACCTACGTCGACACCGTCCGCGACTATCCCGACGCGGGCCTTCGCTACACCCGCTTCTGCCATCTGCTCGCCGATGAACGCGACGAACTGCACGCCCTGGCCGCGCACCTGGGCATGCCGCGCCGGTTCTTCCAGGACCACCCGTGGCGCTGGCACTACGATCTGCCCGAGCACCTGCGTGCAAAGGCGATCTCGCTCGGCGCGGCCGAGGTCGAGATGCACTTCGTGGGCCGACTCCTGCGCAACCGTCGCGAGACGGCCCTGCGCATTCCGGCGCAACGGTCGCCGCGACTGGCGACGAGCCAGCCTGAGCACGCCGCGCTCGACGGTGAACACCTGCCGCTGGCGTTGCGGGTCGCCCGACTGTGCCTGGATCCGGCCAGCGGCTCGATCACCCATCGCCAGCACGTCGGCATGGCCATCCGGGGCGCGTTGCTCGTCGAGTTGGCCGAGGCGGGACTGCTCGTCGGGCCCCGGGTCGCTCACGCGCAACCAGGGACCCCGCCGCATCCGATGCTGGCCTCGGTGCATCGAGCCGTTGGCGGGCGCCCCGGCCTGCCCTTCGGGCGGTGGTTCTCCCACGTCGACGCCGACCTCAGGGCTGCGGAAACCGCCTTGCTGGACAACGGGATCTGGGTCTGCGGGCCGGACGGGCGGTTGACCGACGGGTCGGCGGGAGCGGTGCTGGTCCGGGCGCAGGAGATCGAGGGTCTGCTTGCCCCAGCCAGCCCAGCCAGCCCGGGCAGCCCAGCCAGCCCGGGCAGCCCGACCAGCCCGGGCAGCCCGGGCAGCGCACGGATCGAGGGCCTGCTCGCGCTCGGCGGCGGCCTGTCCGGCGGTCGACCTCGTCCGCGGCTCGCGCTGGACTGGGGCAAGACCGCCGGATTCGAGGGCAACCCGACGGTCGCCGCGATCGTCGAACAGACCCTGCGCAAGCAGCGCGGCCTGGCCCTGTTCCGGGTGCTCTCCGGCTGA
- the cofD gene encoding 2-phospho-L-lactate transferase, with amino-acid sequence MRITVLAGGIGGAKFLTGVRAFAEQRGQDGDPSEVTAIVNTGDDVTMHGLRITPDLDSVLYTLAGVIDTERGWGRAGESWRIKQALAEYGAEPSWFGLGDLDIATHLVRTQMLDAGYRLSDVTAALSQRWQPGVRLLPMTDERCETHVVVSGPGPEDPRRAIHFQEWWVRYRAGLAAEAFVQVGLDQAKPAPGVIEAIAGADLVLVAPSNPVVSIGTILAVDGIGEAVRTTSAPVVGLSPIVGGAPVRGMADRCLAVIGVPTTAEGVGLHYGSRRDGGLLDGWLVHSGDSAVVPGVSVRQRPLLMTSAEVTAEMVADAAGLVGIST; translated from the coding sequence GTGCGCATCACTGTGTTGGCCGGCGGCATCGGCGGAGCGAAATTCCTGACCGGCGTGCGCGCCTTCGCCGAGCAGCGCGGGCAGGACGGCGACCCGAGCGAGGTCACCGCGATCGTGAACACCGGCGACGACGTCACCATGCACGGCCTGCGGATCACGCCGGACCTGGACAGCGTGCTCTACACCCTCGCGGGCGTGATCGACACCGAGCGTGGCTGGGGCCGGGCCGGCGAAAGCTGGCGGATCAAGCAGGCACTGGCCGAATACGGCGCCGAGCCGAGCTGGTTCGGCCTCGGCGACCTCGACATCGCCACCCACCTCGTCCGCACGCAGATGCTCGACGCCGGCTATCGGCTCTCCGACGTCACCGCGGCGTTATCGCAACGATGGCAACCCGGCGTCCGTCTGCTGCCCATGACCGACGAACGCTGCGAAACCCACGTCGTGGTCAGCGGCCCCGGTCCTGAGGACCCGCGCCGCGCCATTCACTTCCAGGAATGGTGGGTGCGTTATCGGGCCGGACTCGCCGCCGAAGCCTTCGTCCAGGTCGGGCTGGACCAGGCCAAACCCGCTCCGGGGGTGATCGAGGCGATCGCCGGAGCGGACCTGGTCCTGGTGGCCCCGTCCAACCCCGTGGTCTCGATCGGCACGATCCTGGCGGTCGACGGTATCGGCGAGGCGGTGCGGACGACCTCCGCCCCGGTCGTCGGTCTGTCGCCGATCGTCGGGGGCGCCCCGGTCCGCGGGATGGCCGATCGATGTCTGGCGGTGATCGGCGTACCCACGACCGCCGAGGGCGTCGGGTTGCACTACGGGTCCCGACGGGACGGCGGGCTGCTCGACGGCTGGCTCGTTCACAGCGGGGACAGTGCGGTCGTCCCGGGGGTCTCGGTGCGCCAGCGCCCGCTGCTGATGACCTCCGCGGAGGTCACCGCCGAGATGGTGGCCGACGCGGCCGGTCTCGTCGGGATCAGCACGTGA
- a CDS encoding coenzyme F420-0:L-glutamate ligase — protein MSRPGAAPPDRIEILPVLGLGEIRPGTDLVAELAAAAGWLRDGDVLVITSKIVSKAEGRLVAAGVTDAERQAARDQAIVAETARVVARRGSLTIAETRQGLVMAAAGVDASNVAAGEIALLPVDPDASAAALRAGLADRLGVNVGVVVSDSFGRPWRHGITDIAIGVAGLTAVTDERGAVDKFGNTLIVTEVAVADELAAAGDLVKGKLNDIPVAVVRGWRYTDDGLGTRRLIRGAGEDLFRLGTNEAIALGQAQASGADPDGVTAAVTALHADTLATLAAMPLDAADGTGQAAIREGFYALLAARPDATRRACAPGHVTASVLVFDHDRTHVLLTLHPRVGAWLQLGGHVEDDDDSILAAAAREAAEESGIAGIALEPWPFDLDVHPITCSLGVPTRHFDVRFVGVAPLGAQAVISSESDDLRWWPVDALPSGVAAELPALIARALRTGRR, from the coding sequence GTGAGCCGGCCGGGTGCCGCGCCCCCCGACCGCATCGAGATCCTGCCGGTCCTCGGGCTCGGCGAGATCCGGCCCGGGACCGATCTGGTCGCCGAGCTGGCCGCCGCCGCCGGTTGGTTGCGCGACGGCGACGTCCTGGTCATCACGTCCAAGATCGTGTCCAAGGCCGAGGGCCGGCTGGTCGCGGCGGGAGTGACCGACGCCGAACGCCAGGCGGCCCGCGACCAGGCGATCGTGGCCGAGACCGCGCGAGTCGTGGCCAGGCGCGGGAGCCTCACCATCGCCGAGACCCGGCAGGGCTTGGTGATGGCCGCGGCCGGGGTGGACGCCTCGAACGTGGCCGCCGGCGAGATCGCGTTGCTGCCCGTGGATCCCGACGCCTCGGCGGCGGCGTTGCGTGCCGGCCTGGCCGACCGGCTCGGCGTGAACGTCGGCGTCGTCGTCTCCGATTCCTTCGGGCGGCCGTGGCGGCACGGCATCACCGACATCGCCATCGGGGTGGCCGGGCTGACCGCCGTCACCGACGAACGGGGCGCCGTGGACAAGTTCGGCAACACTCTGATCGTGACGGAGGTCGCGGTGGCCGATGAACTCGCCGCCGCGGGCGACCTGGTCAAAGGAAAGCTGAACGACATTCCCGTCGCCGTGGTCCGCGGCTGGCGCTACACCGACGACGGTCTCGGAACCCGCCGGCTCATCCGGGGCGCGGGTGAGGACCTGTTCCGGCTCGGCACGAACGAGGCGATCGCCCTGGGCCAGGCGCAGGCCTCGGGCGCGGATCCGGACGGCGTGACGGCGGCGGTCACCGCGCTGCACGCCGACACCCTGGCCACCCTGGCCGCGATGCCGCTCGACGCCGCCGACGGCACGGGGCAGGCCGCGATCCGGGAAGGCTTCTACGCCCTGCTGGCCGCGCGGCCCGACGCCACCCGGCGGGCCTGCGCGCCCGGACACGTGACCGCCAGCGTGCTCGTCTTCGACCACGACCGCACCCACGTGCTGCTCACCCTGCACCCGCGAGTGGGTGCCTGGCTGCAGCTCGGCGGCCATGTCGAGGACGACGACGACTCGATCCTGGCCGCCGCCGCACGTGAGGCCGCCGAGGAGAGCGGTATCGCGGGGATCGCGCTGGAACCCTGGCCCTTCGACCTGGATGTGCACCCGATCACCTGCTCGCTGGGCGTCCCGACGCGCCACTTCGACGTCCGCTTCGTCGGAGTCGCCCCGCTGGGGGCCCAGGCGGTGATCAGCTCCGAATCCGACGACCTGCGCTGGTGGCCGGTCGACGCACTGCCGAGCGGCGTCGCTGCGGAGTTGCCGGCGCTCATCGCGCGGGCCCTGCGAACGGGACGCCGGTGA